Proteins from a single region of Mytilus trossulus isolate FHL-02 chromosome 2, PNRI_Mtr1.1.1.hap1, whole genome shotgun sequence:
- the LOC134707081 gene encoding uncharacterized protein LOC134707081 has product MFSLTNEQEDEGAQGIADIDNDQLRESNDHNNGIKSEETDVEKGTNVTTSTEMSRLSSSKVRFSLTNEQEDEGAKGIADIDNDKLRDSNDLIISTKSENTDVEKETNLNSSDGQETEIIDQTFHLPAGFLQRSPSAITIRNMTKHKRYNTYPNLQKEFDKEKQMREYSTQASAPVRADPYLNNSADTNILEHDSLSLPLLNRNDETDAYLKPLSLEQHVVDVSEEEFFDAVESLDSVGHNEENDENKSISEGHVTNKSLCMECVKPLQVNSKEDVQAGDHLAYPGRIYDHHAIVVDVYPYTATDDEIEIEIVHATNTATKATFASFQPFGNKARLKKVKVRVNFKDKKVVVYKYSSKIEIFPPHIIAERAKSEANADSKGGKGQFKYNLFKNNCEHFATWCVTGGKRSLQERKFSMVFWMFLSSGFQGISDENERNEKEFEKEMLCLSCYETNKRVLDVEKRQILQKTDVKIGDIITYSYYNLWHNAVVLDVNGMKDNYTTCDIAHYAYCGPFKHHTIVKEKLLIPFDGSIKVIIYPSNFNTYTAHEVVERAKTRLNEQEFAYFSNDSSQFARWCKLKLYK; this is encoded by the exons ATGTTTTCCTTAACCAATGAACAAGAGGATGAGGGTGCACAAGGGATTGCTGATATTGACAATGACCAATTAAGAGAAAGCAATGATCACAACAACGGCATCAAAAGCGAAGAAACTGATGTTGAAAAAGGAACCAACGTAACTACTAG CACTGAAATGAGTAGATTGTCATCTTCTAAAGTACGATTTTCCTTAACCAATGAACAGGAGGATGAGGGAGCAAAGGGGATTGCTGATATTGACAATGACAAATTAAGGGATAGCAACGACCTCATCATCAGCACCAAAAGTGAGAATACTGATGTTGAAAAAGAAACCAACTTAAATAGCAG CGATGGGCAAGAAACTGAAATAATAGATCAGACGTTTCATCTACCTGCAGGATTTTTGCAAAGATCTCCATCAGCTATTACGATTCGAAATATGACCAAGCATAAAAGATATAACACCTATCCTAATTTGCAAAAAGAATTTGACAAGGAAAAACAAATGAGGGAATACAGTACACAGGCTAGTGCTCCCGTTAGAGCAGACCCGTATTTAAACAATAGTGCTGACACCAACATTTTGGAACACGATAGTTTATCATTACCACTTTTAAACAGAAATGACGAAACAGATGCTTACCTGAAGCCGTTGTCTCTTGAACAGCATGTTGTAGATGTCTCAGAGGAAGAATTTTTTGATGCGGTTGAATCGTTAGATAGTGTTGGTCATAATGAGGAAAACGatgaaaacaaatcaatttcaGAAGGTCATGTCACAAATAAAAGTCTTTGTATGGAATGTGTAAAGCCGTTACAAGTCAATTCTAAGGAAGATGTACAAGCAGGAGATCACCTAGCATATCCTGGAAGAATATATGATCACCACGCAATTGTTGTAGATGTGTACCCGTATACAGCGACAGATGATgaaattgaaatagaaattgTACATGCAACAAACACTGCTACTAAAGCAACTTTCGCTAGTTTTCAGCCTTTCGGTAACAAAGCGAGACTGAAGAAAGTCAAAGTAAGGGTTAATTTTAAAGACAAGAAAGTGGTAGTTTACAAATATAGCAGTAAGATTGAAATATTTCCTCCTCACATAATTGCGGAAAGAGCCAAATCAGAGGCAAACGCAGATTCAAAGGGAGGAAAAGgacaatttaaatataacttgtttaaaaataattgcgAGCATTTTGCAACATGGTGTGTTACGGGTGGAAAACGAAGTCTACAGGAGCGTAAATTTAGTATGGTATTCTGGATGTTCCTTAGTTCTGGATTTCAAGGAATAAGTGACGAAAATGAAAGGAAcgaaaaagaatttgaaaaagaaatgctTTGTCTCTCGTGTTATGAAACAAACAAGAGAGTTTTAGACGttgaaaaaagacaaatctTACAAAAGACTGATGTGAAAATTGGCGATATCATTACGTACAGCTATTATAATTTATGGCATAACGCTGTAGTTCTTGATGTAAATGGAATGAAAGATAATTACACAACATGTGATATAGCACATTATGCTTATTGTGGTCCATTTAAGCATCACACAATCGTTAAAGAAAAACTGCTTATTCCTTTTGATGGATCAATCAAAGTTATTATTTATCCAAGTAACTTCAATACATATACCGCACATGAAGTAGTGGAAAGAGCTAAAACAAGACTTAATGAACAAGAATTTGCTTACTTTTCAAATGACTCAAGCCAGTTTGCTCGCTGGTGTAAATTGAAGCTTTATAAATAA